The sequence GCTTCGTCCAGCTTGGTCTGCATGTCCTCTGGCTCCTGTCGCGCGCCGTTGCGTGACGTAGGTGAAAAAGACGACGTAACGCCACGACGCGGGGTATCCGGTCTGAGTCGACGCTATGCCGCTGGGGGAGATGCCCGGGACCTTATTGGCCATTTTCGGCAGCGGGTCCGGGCCAGGGGCTGTTCCGCGGGCCGTGGCCGTGGCCACGGCCGCCGGACAACCCCTGGGGAGATCGCGGATCGCCCGGGTGCTGTTGCACTCCGGGCGCAGGCCGGGGGCTTCGCTGCCCCCGAGGCGTATCGCGCTGATCACGGCACCAGGCTATCTCCCTCTCACCCACAACCGTCATGGGCTGTATGTGTACAAAAGATGGCCGCGAACTTTGACACTCTGGACAGTGCGCTGCGCCCTCTTGGCGAACTCCGCGCGGGGAGGCAGGCTTGCCGGTCGTACGACGCCGGCCCTTCCGGTCCAGCGATTCCGGTCCTCCGACGCCTGGGAGCCCCGCCATGGCACAGAAGATCCTGCTCGTCACCGGCGACGCCGCCGAGTCCCTGGAGGTCCTGTACCCCTACCAACGGCTGCGCGAGGAGGGGTACGAGGTCGACATCGCGGCCCCCGAGCGCAAGACGCTGCGTTTCGTGGTGCACGACTTCGAGCCCGGTTTCGACACGTACACGGAGAAGCCCGGCTACACCTGGCCGGCCGACCTGGCCTTCTCGGAGGTCGACCCCGGCGCCTATGTGGCCCTGGTGATCCCGGGCGGCCGTGCCCCGGAATACCTCCGCAACAACGCCGAGCTGCGCAAGATCGTCAGCGCCTTCTTCGACGGTGGGAGGCCGGTCGCCCAGATCTGCCACGGCCCCCTGATCACGGCCGCGACCGGCGGGCTCAGCGGCCGCAGGGTCACCGCGTACCCCGCGCTGGAACCCGACATGCAGTCGGCGGGAGCGACCTTCCAGGACGCGGAGGCGGTCGTCGACGGGACCCTCGTCTCCTCCAGGGCATGGCCGGACCACTCGGCCTGGATGCGCGAGTTCCTGAAGGTGCTCCGCGCGACGTCGGGCGCCCCGTCGGGCGCCTGAGTCCGCCCCGGCGAGGGGCGCGGCTTCCCGTTCTCCCGCCTCCCGGACCGGGGCCCGCACCCCCGGCCGGAGAACGCCTCGGCCGGGAACACCCCGGCCCGAGAACACCCCCGCCGGAAACCCCTCAGCCCGAGAACACCTCGGCCAGCGCCACCGCTTCCGCCAGGGTGTCCACCACCGGTACGCCCGCCGCCTCCAGGTTGCCCCGGCTGTGCGACCCGCCGGTGTAGAGCACCGCACGCGCACCGACATGGGCCGCGGCCACCGCGTCGTCCACCGCGTCCCCGATGACGACCGAGTGCTCGGGGGATATCCCGTCCAGCGCGGCGAAGTGCCGCTCCATGTGCTGCGCCTTGCTGCCGCCGGACGGCCCCGTACGACCGTCGACACGGACGAAGTGACGCTCGATGCCGTACCCGCGCACCACGGGGACCAGCTGCTCGTGCCCGTGCATGCTCAGCAGCGACTGGCTGCGGCCCGCCAGCTGCCACTGGCCGAGGAGCTGCTCGACGCCTTCGGTGAGCCCGCAGGCGGGACGCCGCTCGGCGTAGTAGCGGTGGAAACTGCCGTCCATCCGCTCCCACTCGGCCTGGGTGGGCAGCCGGCCCATGAACCGCTCGTAGAAGCGGGGTATCGGGATGCAGTACATCTCGCGGTACTGCGCCAGGGTGATCGGCTCCAGCTCGACCTCGGCGAAGGCCGCGTTCGTCGCGTGGATGACGGCCTGGGTGTCGTCGAGCAGCGTGCCGTTCCAGTCCCAGACCAGATGTGTGCGGTTCTTCCCCGGTGTCGCCATACGGAAAAAATACTCGCCGGGTACGACAATCAGGCGATGAGGTGAGGAATCTCCTGGATGCCGAACCACAGCAGCTCGTGGTCCTCGGCACCGTCCACGGTGAACTGCGCGTCGTCGTCACCGAGGTCCGCAGCCCCCAGCGCCGCCGCGGCGGCGCTCACGTCCTTCTCCGCGTCGTCGGCGTCCACATGGACGGCCGCCGCCTTCGCCAGGGCCATGGCGGAGGCGATCCGCACCTCGCCGAGGGCCGCCCCGTCCAGGCTGTGATCGGGGTCGGCGACCGCGTCCGCGTCCGGCACGTCGACGGCGACGACGACCCGTCGGCGGGGCTCGTCGGGATGGCCGGCGATCATCCGGAGCGAGGCGGAGGCGGCCCGGTTGAGCGCGGCGTACTCCAGCTCCTCGATGTCGTCGGAGACGTACCACTCACGCAGCTGAGGCGTCACCGCGTAGGCCGTGAGCGGCCCGGGTCCTACCTCGCCCGCCCTGTGCGCCGCTGCGAGACCGGAGAGGGTCAGAGGGACGTACACGCGCATGGCAGGCCGCTTTCGTAGTCGGAAACGCCTTCAGGATACGTGGACGTCCCCTTTCGGGTCCCCGTGATCGGCCTCGGCCGTCCACCGGCAGCCGCCCGTCACCCCCGTCGCATGCCTTGCGGCACAAGGCGCGTGCCACTGATAGGTGAACCCGCCACCGCGCGTACCCCTCCCCCGGGCCCCTTGCGGCGCTGACGACCGTCCCCGTAGAAGATCCCCAGCAGAAGTTACCGTCCGGTATTCGACCGGGCCCGGGTTCAACGGGGGCGATGAGTATGAGCACGGACAACAGGCGACCCACCGGCCGGCGCGACCAGCGCAGGCCCGGCACCGTACCTCCGCAGCGCACGCCGCTACGGCCCCGGCAGCCGCCCCGCCCGCACCACTGGTTCGCCGAACGCCTGCTCGCGGTCCTCAGCGGCCAGCGGCCGGTGCACTGGATGCTCGGCCACACCATCGGCGACGCCTACGACCAGCTGGCCGAGCTGGCGCCGGGCGCCCCGCTGAGTGCCACCAGGGGCAGCCGTCCCGTGGTACGCCGCTGTCGCGGTGCCCAGCCCGCCACGGGTGTCGTCGAGGCGTTCGCGAGCATCACGGCGGGCGACCGGGTCCAGGCCATGGCCTTCCGCCTGGAACAGGGCACCGACCTCCGCTGGCGCTGCGCCGCGGTGGAACTCGGCGCGGCGAGCCAGGCCGTCCGTTGAGCGCGCCCCACGGCCTCGCCCGGACACACCCGGGGCCGGACACCACAAGGTGCCCGGCCCCGGCCGTCCTGCGCCCGGCCGCGGTACGGATCCCCGTACCGCCGGCTCAGCGCCCCGCGCTACTTCTTGCGACGACGCCCTCCGGTGCCGCCGCCCTTCTGCGCCTTGCGCCGCTCCGCACGCGTCATCCCGTCCGCCTCGGACCGCGCGCCGTCACCGTCACCGTTGGAGAAGTCGCCCTCGACGACCCCGCCCTCCCCGTCCACCGTGGGAGCGGAGAAGTGCAGCCGGTCCGGCCGCTGCGGGGCGTCCAGGCCCTTGGCCCGGATCTCCGGACGGGAGACCGCCGCGACGGGCGCGTCCTCCTTGGAGAGCGAGGTCGGCTCGGCCGCGTCCTGCACCGGAACCTCTTCGACCTGCTGCTCGACCTGGACCTCCAGGTTGAACAGGTAGCCGACGGACTCCTCCTTGATGCCCTCCATCATGGCGTTGAACATGTCGAAGCCCTCGCGCTGGTACTCGACCAGCGGGTCCTTCTGCGCCATGGCCCGCAGGCCGATGCCCTCCTGGAGATAGTCCATCTCGTAGAGGTGCTCACGCCACTTGCGGTCCAGGACGGACAGCACCACGCGCCGCTCCAGCTCACGCATGATGTCGGAGCCGAGCGTCTTCTCGCGCTCCGCGTACTGGTCGTGAATGTCGTCCTTGACGGACTCGGCGATGAACTCCGCGGTGACGCCGGCCAGGTCCCCGGCGGCCTCCTCCAGCTCCACGACCGTGACCTTCACCGGGTAGAGCTGCTTGAAGGCGCCCCACAGCCGGTCGAGGTCCCACTCCTCGGCGAAGCCCTCGGCGGTCTCCTGCCGGATGTAGTCGTCGATCGTGTCGTCCATGAAGTGCCGGATCTGGTCCTGGAGGTCCTCGCCCTCCAGAACACGGCGGCGCTCACCGTAGATGACCTCGCGCTGCCGGTTGAGCACCTCGTCGTACTTCAGGACGTTCTTGCGCGTCTCGAAGTTCTGCTGCTCGACCTGCGACTGGGCCGACGCGATGGCCCGGGTGACCATCTTGTTCTCGATCGGCACATCGTCGGGCACATTGGCCATCGACATGACGCGCTCGACCATCTGGGCCTTGAACAGGCGCATCAGGTCATCGCCCAGCGACAGGTAGAAGCGGGACTCGCCCGGGTCGCCCTGACGGCCGGAACGACCGCGCAGCTGGTTGTCGATACGGCGCGACTCGTGCCGCTCGGTGCCCAGCACGTACAGCCCGCCGAGGTCCTTGACCTCTTCGAACTCGGCCTTCACGGCCTGCTCGGCCTTCTCCAGCGCGGCGGGCAGCGCGGCCGCCCACTCCTCGACGTGGTCGACCGGGTCGAGACCGCGCTGACGCAGCTCCGCCTCGGCGAGGTCGTCCGGGTTGCCGCCGAGCTTGATGTCGGTGCCTCGGCCGGCCATGTTCGTGGCGACGGTGACGGCGCCCTTGCGGCCGGCCTGGGCGACGATCGTCGCCTCCCGGTCGTGCTGCTTGGCGTTGAGGACCTCGTGCTGGACGCCCCGCTTGGAGAGCTGCTGCGAGAGGTACTCGGACTTCTCGACCGAGGTGGTGCCGACCAGGATCGGCTGGCCCTTCTCGTGCTTCTCGGCGATGTCGTCGACGACCGCGGCGAACTTCGCGACCTCGGTGCGGTAGATCAGGTCCGACTGGTCGGCGCGGACCATCGGCCGGTTCGTCGGGATCGGCACGACGCCCAGCTTGTAGATCTGGTGGAACTCGGCGGCCTCGGTCATCGCCGTACCGGTCATGCCGGAGAGCTTGCCGTAGAGACGGAAGAAGTTCTGCAGGGTGATCGTGGCGAGGGTCTGGTTCTCGTCCTTGATGTCCACCCCTTCCTTCGCCTCGATCGCCTGGTGCATGCCCTCGTTGTAGCGGCGGCCGGCGAGGATACGGCCGGTGTGCTCGTCGACGATCATGACTTCGCCGTCGATGACGACGTAGTCCTTGTCCTTCTTGAAGAGTTCCTTGGCCTTGATGGCGTTGTTGAGGTACCCCACGAGCGGTGTGTTCACCGACTCGTAGAGGTTCTCGATGCCGAGCCAGTCCTCGACCTTCGCCACACCGGGCTCATGGATGGCGACGGTGCGCTTCTTCTCGTCGACCTCGTAGTCGCCGGTCTCCTCAAGCCCCTTCAGCGGGTTGCCCGCCTCACCTCGGGTGAGACGCGTGACCAGCTTGGCGAAGTCGCCGTACCACTTGGTGGCCTGGTCGGCGGGGCCGGAGATGATCAGCGGCGTACGGGCCTCGTCGACGAGGATCGAGTCGACCTCGTCGACGATCGCGAAGTTGTGGCCGCGCTGGACGAGCTCGTCCTGGGACCACGCCATGTTGTCGCGGAGGTAGTCGAAGCCGAACTCGTTGTTCGTGCCGTACGTGATGTCGCAGGCGTACTGCTCACGGCGCTGCGCCGGGGTCATGTTGGCGATGATGCAGCCGACCTCCAGGCCGAGGAACTTGTGCACCCGGCCCATCATCTCGGAGTCGCGCTCGGCCAAGTAGTCGTTGACCGTGATCAGGTGCACGCCCTTGCCGGAGAGCGCGTTGAGATACGCGGGCAGGGTGCCGACGAGGGTCTTGCCCTCACCGGTCTTCATCTCGGCCACGTAGCCGAGGTGCAGGGCTGCGCCGCCCATCATCTGGACGTCGTAATGGCGCTGTCCGAGGACACGCTTGGCGGCCTCACGGACCGTCGCGAAGGCTTCGGGAAGCAGGTCGTCCAGGCTCTCGCCGTCCGCGTACCGTTCCTTGTACTCGTCGGTGAGCGCCCGCAGCTCGGCGTCGGAGAGGTTGACGAAGTCCTCTTCGATGGAGCTGACCTGGTCCGCGATGCGGTGCAGTTTGCGCAGGATCTTGCCTTCGCCTGCACGCATGAGCTTGTTGAAGACGGACACTGAGGCTGGTCTCCTTGCCGGTCGGGCCTGGCACTGGGTCGTGTAATGGACTCTGGCGCGGGCACGGCAGGTGGGCCCCACCGCAACGGCCATCGTAAGCGAGGACCCCACCGCGTCGGGAGGGCTGCCGCCGCGTTGACCTCGCAGCGCCCTTCCAGGACAACGGCCGGAAGGCACGGAAGGTGCCGGGAAGCCCCAAAAGTGCTCGCATCACACGTGCCGACTGACCAGAATCCTTCCATGGAGCCGATCACTCTCACCACGGAACGTCTGCTGCTGCGCCCCTTCGGCCGCGCGGACACGGACGGGGTGTACACCGCGTGCCAGGACCCGGACATCCAGCGCTGGACGGTCATCCCCTCCCCGTACCGGCACACGGACGCGGAACTGTTCACCGGAACGCTCTCGCCGGCCGGCTGGCGGGACGACTCGATGTACAACTTCGCGCTGGTCCGCAAGGACAGCGGGCTGCTCGTCGGCGCGCTCGGCATCGACCGCCGCAGCCTGCCGGGCACGTACGAGGTGGGCTTCTGGATGGCCAGGGAGCACCGCGGTCTCGGCCACGCGACCGAGGCGGTCATCGGCTCGGCCCGCTGGGCGTTCACCTCGCTCGCGGCGGAGCGGCTGGAGTGGCGGGCCGAGGTCGGCAACGTCGCCTCGCGCGCGACCGCGCTGCGGGCCGGGTTCCGGCTGGAGGGCGCGCAGCGCTCGGCGCTCCTGAACAAGGGGGTACGGCGCGACGCCTGGATCGCCGCGCTGCTCCCGTGCGACCTGGGGCTTCCCGGCGCCCACCCCTATCTGCCCACGGACCGCTGACCGACGGGAGGCGCCGGAACCGCCGGGAAGCACGGGCCACCCGCCCGTCCGCCCGGAACCCCGGGCGGTCCCCCATGGAACATCCACCGGACCCGCACTCCCCCGTTCCCACCGGAACCGCAGACTCCGTTCTTGCCGGAACTGCGGACTCCGCTCCCACCGGAACCCCGGATCCCGCCGTGGGTGTCAGTGCCGCCCTCTAGGGTTCGACGCATGACGCCCGTGCCGCCGCCCCCCGCAGTCGAACTCTCCGCCGACCAGGCCCGCCGGATCGCGCTGCGCGCCCAGGGATTCCTCGGGGCCCCGGACCGCCGGGCCGGGGTGCCGGGCGTGCTGCGCCACCTCGGGGCCGTCCAGCTGGACACGATCTCGGTCCTGGCCCGTTCCCACGAGCTCATCCCGTACGCCCGTCTCGGAGCCGTCGGCCGACGCACGGTGGAGGAGGCGTACTGGTCGGGCGGCCGCGCCTTCGAGTACTGGTCGCACGCCGCCTGCATCCTGCCGGTCGAGGAGTGGCCGCACTTCGCGTTCCGCCGCCGCGCCTACCGCTCCCGTCCGCACTGGCACCACGACCTGCCCGACGGGGTGTACGACACGGTGATCAAGCAGCTGCGCGACGAAGGGCCGCTGACGGCGACCGAGCTGGGCGGCGCGAAGAACGGCGGCGAGTGGTGGGACTGGTCGGCGTCGAAGGTCGCGGTCGAGCGGGCGCTGATGTACGGCGAGGTGGTGTGCACCGAGCGGCGCGGCTGGAAGCGGGTCTACGACCTCGCCGAGCGGGCGATCCCGGACGCCCTGCTCCACGACGACCTGACCGATGCGGAGTGCCGTCGCCGTCTGGTCGCCCTGGCGGGCCGGTCGCTGGGCGTCGGCACCCGGGCCGACATCGCGGACTACCACCGGCTCAAGGGGGAGGAGTTCGACGCCGTGGTGGCGGACTCCGGGCTGGTGCCGGTGTCGGTGGAGGGCTGGGCGAAGCCCGCCTGGGCGGACCCGGAGGCGCTGGCATCGGAGCCGCGCGGACGGCACCGCACGACGCTGTTGTCGCCGTTCGACTCCCTGGTCTGGGAGCGGGCCCGTACGGAGCGGATCTTCGGTTTCACACACCGGCTGGAGGCGTACGTCCCCAAGCCCAAGCGCGTCCA is a genomic window of Streptomyces sp. NBC_01237 containing:
- a CDS encoding DUF6912 family protein, yielding MRVYVPLTLSGLAAAHRAGEVGPGPLTAYAVTPQLREWYVSDDIEELEYAALNRAASASLRMIAGHPDEPRRRVVVAVDVPDADAVADPDHSLDGAALGEVRIASAMALAKAAAVHVDADDAEKDVSAAAAALGAADLGDDDAQFTVDGAEDHELLWFGIQEIPHLIA
- a CDS encoding Rv3235 family protein encodes the protein MSTDNRRPTGRRDQRRPGTVPPQRTPLRPRQPPRPHHWFAERLLAVLSGQRPVHWMLGHTIGDAYDQLAELAPGAPLSATRGSRPVVRRCRGAQPATGVVEAFASITAGDRVQAMAFRLEQGTDLRWRCAAVELGAASQAVR
- a CDS encoding HAD family hydrolase, coding for MATPGKNRTHLVWDWNGTLLDDTQAVIHATNAAFAEVELEPITLAQYREMYCIPIPRFYERFMGRLPTQAEWERMDGSFHRYYAERRPACGLTEGVEQLLGQWQLAGRSQSLLSMHGHEQLVPVVRGYGIERHFVRVDGRTGPSGGSKAQHMERHFAALDGISPEHSVVIGDAVDDAVAAAHVGARAVLYTGGSHSRGNLEAAGVPVVDTLAEAVALAEVFSG
- a CDS encoding DJ-1/PfpI family protein translates to MAQKILLVTGDAAESLEVLYPYQRLREEGYEVDIAAPERKTLRFVVHDFEPGFDTYTEKPGYTWPADLAFSEVDPGAYVALVIPGGRAPEYLRNNAELRKIVSAFFDGGRPVAQICHGPLITAATGGLSGRRVTAYPALEPDMQSAGATFQDAEAVVDGTLVSSRAWPDHSAWMREFLKVLRATSGAPSGA
- a CDS encoding winged helix-turn-helix domain-containing protein; its protein translation is MTPVPPPPAVELSADQARRIALRAQGFLGAPDRRAGVPGVLRHLGAVQLDTISVLARSHELIPYARLGAVGRRTVEEAYWSGGRAFEYWSHAACILPVEEWPHFAFRRRAYRSRPHWHHDLPDGVYDTVIKQLRDEGPLTATELGGAKNGGEWWDWSASKVAVERALMYGEVVCTERRGWKRVYDLAERAIPDALLHDDLTDAECRRRLVALAGRSLGVGTRADIADYHRLKGEEFDAVVADSGLVPVSVEGWAKPAWADPEALASEPRGRHRTTLLSPFDSLVWERARTERIFGFTHRLEAYVPKPKRVHGYFAMPLLAGGKLQGRVDPARDGDTLIARQVSLMSRKAVVPMAEALVEASAWVGCTTVRLDRVDAPELREPLMAEIGQAFSRAFR
- the secA gene encoding preprotein translocase subunit SecA — protein: MSVFNKLMRAGEGKILRKLHRIADQVSSIEEDFVNLSDAELRALTDEYKERYADGESLDDLLPEAFATVREAAKRVLGQRHYDVQMMGGAALHLGYVAEMKTGEGKTLVGTLPAYLNALSGKGVHLITVNDYLAERDSEMMGRVHKFLGLEVGCIIANMTPAQRREQYACDITYGTNNEFGFDYLRDNMAWSQDELVQRGHNFAIVDEVDSILVDEARTPLIISGPADQATKWYGDFAKLVTRLTRGEAGNPLKGLEETGDYEVDEKKRTVAIHEPGVAKVEDWLGIENLYESVNTPLVGYLNNAIKAKELFKKDKDYVVIDGEVMIVDEHTGRILAGRRYNEGMHQAIEAKEGVDIKDENQTLATITLQNFFRLYGKLSGMTGTAMTEAAEFHQIYKLGVVPIPTNRPMVRADQSDLIYRTEVAKFAAVVDDIAEKHEKGQPILVGTTSVEKSEYLSQQLSKRGVQHEVLNAKQHDREATIVAQAGRKGAVTVATNMAGRGTDIKLGGNPDDLAEAELRQRGLDPVDHVEEWAAALPAALEKAEQAVKAEFEEVKDLGGLYVLGTERHESRRIDNQLRGRSGRQGDPGESRFYLSLGDDLMRLFKAQMVERVMSMANVPDDVPIENKMVTRAIASAQSQVEQQNFETRKNVLKYDEVLNRQREVIYGERRRVLEGEDLQDQIRHFMDDTIDDYIRQETAEGFAEEWDLDRLWGAFKQLYPVKVTVVELEEAAGDLAGVTAEFIAESVKDDIHDQYAEREKTLGSDIMRELERRVVLSVLDRKWREHLYEMDYLQEGIGLRAMAQKDPLVEYQREGFDMFNAMMEGIKEESVGYLFNLEVQVEQQVEEVPVQDAAEPTSLSKEDAPVAAVSRPEIRAKGLDAPQRPDRLHFSAPTVDGEGGVVEGDFSNGDGDGARSEADGMTRAERRKAQKGGGTGGRRRKK
- a CDS encoding GNAT family N-acetyltransferase, with the protein product MEPITLTTERLLLRPFGRADTDGVYTACQDPDIQRWTVIPSPYRHTDAELFTGTLSPAGWRDDSMYNFALVRKDSGLLVGALGIDRRSLPGTYEVGFWMAREHRGLGHATEAVIGSARWAFTSLAAERLEWRAEVGNVASRATALRAGFRLEGAQRSALLNKGVRRDAWIAALLPCDLGLPGAHPYLPTDR